In Vibrio sp. STUT-A11, a genomic segment contains:
- the fis gene encoding DNA-binding transcriptional regulator Fis yields MFEQNLTSEALTVTTVTSQDQITQKPLRDSVKASLKNYLAQLNGQEVTELYELVLAEVEQPLLDTIMQYTRGNQTRAATMMGINRGTLRKKLKKYGMN; encoded by the coding sequence ATGTTCGAACAAAATCTGACTTCAGAAGCATTAACAGTAACTACAGTAACGTCACAAGACCAGATTACTCAAAAGCCTTTACGTGACTCTGTTAAAGCATCTCTTAAAAACTACCTTGCTCAACTAAACGGCCAGGAAGTCACAGAGCTATACGAATTAGTTCTAGCTGAAGTTGAACAGCCACTACTAGATACCATCATGCAATACACTCGCGGTAACCAAACTCGCGCAGCAACTATGATGGGTATCAACCGCGGTACTCTTCGCAAGAAACTTAAAAAATACGGCATGAACTAA
- the aroQ gene encoding type II 3-dehydroquinate dehydratase — protein MSAKSRILVLNGPNLNLLGLREPTHYGNNTLAQIVNTLTEQAHNAGVELEHLQSNREYELIEAIHAAYGKIDFIIINPAAFTHTSVALRDALLGVAIPFIEVHLSNVHAREPFRHHSYLSDKAEGVICGLGAQGYEFALSAVINKLQTK, from the coding sequence ATGTCTGCAAAGTCACGGATTCTTGTTCTAAACGGACCAAACCTTAATCTGTTAGGTCTGCGCGAACCGACACACTATGGTAATAACACCTTAGCACAAATTGTGAATACGCTAACGGAGCAAGCTCACAATGCAGGGGTGGAATTAGAACACCTACAATCAAATCGTGAGTACGAACTGATTGAAGCCATTCATGCCGCCTACGGTAAGATTGATTTCATCATCATCAATCCAGCTGCTTTCACTCATACCAGTGTAGCACTGCGAGATGCATTACTTGGCGTCGCCATCCCATTTATCGAGGTGCACCTATCAAACGTGCATGCACGTGAGCCGTTTCGCCATCACTCATACCTGTCAGATAAAGCTGAAGGGGTGATTTGTGGTCTGGGCGCACAAGGTTATGAATTTGCTCTGTCTGCCGTAATTAACAAACTTCAGACAAAGTAA
- the prmA gene encoding 50S ribosomal protein L11 methyltransferase: MPWIQIKLNATNENAEQIGDMLMEETGALSVTFLDAQDTPVFEPLPGETRLWGDTDILALYDAEADTNFIIDQIKASNMLADNFAYKVEQLEDKDWEREWMENFHPMKFGERLWICPSWRDVPEPDAVNVMLDPGLAFGTGTHPTTALCLEWLEGLDLTGKTVIDFGCGSGILAIAAIKLGAEKVIGIDIDPQALQASRDNAERNGVADQLEVYLPQNQPEGLIADVVVANILAGPLRELAPVIKSLVKPNGDLAMSGVLDTQAEDVANYYRDELHIDPIIEQKEWCRISGRKQG; this comes from the coding sequence ATGCCTTGGATTCAAATCAAACTCAACGCGACCAATGAAAACGCTGAGCAAATCGGCGACATGCTAATGGAAGAGACTGGTGCGCTGTCTGTAACGTTCCTAGACGCGCAGGATACGCCTGTATTCGAACCTCTGCCTGGCGAAACTCGCTTATGGGGCGATACTGATATTCTGGCACTGTACGATGCAGAAGCCGATACCAACTTCATCATCGACCAAATCAAAGCAAGTAACATGCTTGCAGACAATTTTGCTTACAAAGTAGAGCAGCTAGAAGACAAAGACTGGGAACGCGAATGGATGGAAAACTTCCACCCAATGAAATTTGGTGAGCGCCTTTGGATTTGTCCTAGCTGGCGTGACGTTCCTGAGCCAGACGCTGTAAACGTTATGCTCGATCCTGGCCTGGCATTCGGAACGGGTACTCACCCAACGACAGCACTTTGTCTGGAATGGCTAGAAGGCCTGGACCTGACGGGTAAGACAGTCATCGACTTTGGTTGTGGCTCTGGCATTCTGGCGATCGCCGCGATCAAACTAGGCGCAGAAAAAGTCATCGGGATCGACATTGATCCTCAAGCCTTACAAGCCTCTCGCGACAACGCAGAGCGTAACGGTGTTGCCGACCAACTTGAAGTTTACCTACCTCAAAATCAGCCTGAAGGCCTGATCGCTGACGTGGTGGTTGCCAATATTCTTGCAGGCCCTTTGCGTGAACTTGCTCCTGTCATTAAAAGTCTGGTGAAGCCAAATGGTGACCTTGCTATGTCGGGCGTTTTAGACACCCAAGCAGAAGACGTTGCTAACTACTACCGTGATGAGCTTCACATAGACCCTATCATTGAGCAAAAAGAATGGTGTCGCATCTCTGGTCGTAAGCAAGGCTAG
- the dusB gene encoding tRNA dihydrouridine synthase DusB: MKIGNYQLKNNLIVAPMAGVTDRPFRELCLRYGAGMAVSEMMSANPKLWKTSKSKQRMVHEGESGVRSVQIAGSDPQLMADAAQFSVENGAQIIDINMGCPAKKVNKKLAGSALLQYPTIIEEILKAVVNAVDVPVTLKTRTGWDTENKNCLQIAKLAEDCGIQALALHGRTKACMYKGEAEYDSIKAVKEAISIPVIANGDIDSPEKAKFVLEYTGADALMIGRPAQGRPWIFQEIHHYLENGTTMDELPAEEVKAIMLGHVNALHEFYGEYLGPRIARKHVGWYLKEHEQASEFRRTFNAIDAAPLQIEALEGYFDNVAS, encoded by the coding sequence TTGAAAATTGGAAACTATCAACTTAAGAACAATCTAATCGTGGCCCCAATGGCTGGTGTAACGGATAGACCGTTTCGCGAGTTGTGTCTTCGGTATGGTGCAGGAATGGCGGTCAGTGAAATGATGTCTGCTAACCCGAAACTATGGAAAACGTCAAAGTCGAAACAGCGCATGGTACATGAAGGCGAATCGGGCGTTCGCTCTGTACAGATTGCCGGTTCCGATCCACAGCTTATGGCAGATGCAGCTCAATTCAGTGTTGAAAACGGTGCGCAAATCATCGACATCAACATGGGCTGCCCAGCAAAGAAAGTGAATAAAAAGCTGGCGGGTTCTGCACTGCTTCAATACCCAACCATTATCGAAGAGATTTTGAAAGCGGTAGTGAATGCTGTTGACGTTCCTGTAACGTTGAAGACCCGAACTGGCTGGGATACAGAAAACAAAAACTGTCTCCAAATCGCTAAATTAGCCGAAGACTGCGGCATACAGGCTCTTGCACTGCACGGTAGAACAAAAGCATGTATGTACAAAGGTGAGGCCGAATACGACAGCATTAAAGCGGTAAAAGAGGCAATTTCAATTCCGGTTATCGCGAACGGTGATATCGATAGCCCGGAGAAAGCCAAATTTGTACTGGAGTACACCGGTGCGGACGCTTTAATGATTGGACGCCCTGCCCAGGGTCGTCCTTGGATTTTCCAGGAAATCCATCACTATTTGGAAAACGGCACCACGATGGATGAGCTTCCGGCAGAGGAAGTGAAAGCCATTATGCTTGGCCATGTGAATGCTCTGCATGAATTTTATGGAGAGTACTTAGGCCCACGTATCGCGCGTAAGCACGTTGGTTGGTATCTAAAAGAGCATGAGCAAGCGAGTGAGTTTCGCCGTACCTTCAACGCTATCGATGCAGCCCCGCTGCAAATAGAGGCGTTAGAAGGTTATTTTGATAACGTTGCATCATAA
- a CDS encoding DUF294 nucleotidyltransferase-like domain-containing protein translates to MPDKFNMHSPPFDRLTSKQQARLRSSLDVAYYRTRDVILSCGQSNPHLHILIKGAVEERSKDQNEVFAHYANDDMFDVRSLFEGSVRHQYVALEDTLSYLLPKEVFLELYNENGQFAAYFDNNLSKRQALIEAAQQQQNLAEFILTKVDKGIYHPPMILAPETPINEVTKTLKENGIDAALVELNPDDPRLEKWPSEHPYAIVTRTNMLHSVMLDDHAVDTPVGEIATFPVYHVDEGDFLFNAMITMTRNRMKRLMVCDGNQAIGMLDMTQILSAFSTHSHVLTLSIARASSVEELALASNRQRQLVESLVRNGIRTRFIMELISAVNEQIIEKAFELVVPPALHDHCCLIVLGSEGRGEQVLKTDQDNALIIKDGLEWSHSEQVMQSFTHTLQQLGYPLCPGKVMVNNPKWVKSQSEWIRTLDNWIAKAQPEQIMDLAIFSDAQAVAGNRDLLTAVTTHLRDAMKDRMLILSDFTRPALQFSVPLTLFGNVKSAKDGLDIKRGGIFPIVHGIRTLSLEHAIEEKNTFARIEALRNKRILEPETADNLNEALKLFFKLRLNQQLNQQEALNNIDIKRLDRTERDLLRHSLHVVKKFQQFLGFHYQIRD, encoded by the coding sequence ATGCCTGATAAATTCAATATGCATTCTCCACCGTTCGACCGCCTGACCAGCAAGCAACAAGCGCGACTGCGTTCGTCTCTCGACGTGGCATACTATCGAACTCGAGATGTGATTTTATCTTGTGGGCAATCCAACCCTCATTTGCATATTTTGATCAAAGGCGCAGTGGAAGAGCGCTCCAAAGACCAGAACGAAGTTTTCGCTCACTATGCCAACGACGATATGTTTGATGTCCGTTCTTTGTTTGAAGGGAGCGTTCGTCATCAGTATGTGGCACTTGAGGATACGCTGTCCTATTTGCTGCCAAAAGAAGTGTTTCTTGAACTCTATAACGAGAATGGGCAGTTCGCCGCATACTTCGATAACAACCTGTCTAAACGACAGGCATTAATCGAAGCGGCGCAGCAACAGCAGAATCTAGCTGAATTTATTCTGACCAAAGTCGATAAGGGCATTTATCATCCTCCTATGATCCTTGCACCAGAAACGCCTATCAACGAGGTAACAAAAACCTTAAAAGAAAATGGCATCGATGCCGCCTTAGTTGAGCTAAACCCTGACGACCCTCGTCTGGAAAAGTGGCCGTCTGAACACCCATATGCCATTGTCACGCGCACCAATATGCTTCACTCGGTGATGTTAGATGATCACGCTGTCGATACACCAGTGGGCGAGATCGCTACCTTTCCGGTTTACCACGTAGATGAAGGCGACTTCTTGTTTAATGCCATGATTACGATGACGCGTAACCGGATGAAACGCTTGATGGTATGCGATGGTAATCAAGCCATTGGCATGTTGGATATGACTCAGATCCTCAGTGCTTTCTCCACTCATTCGCACGTGCTCACACTCAGCATCGCCAGAGCCAGCAGTGTCGAAGAGCTTGCCCTTGCCTCCAATCGACAACGTCAGTTGGTAGAGAGCCTAGTGAGGAACGGCATTCGCACCCGCTTTATCATGGAGCTGATATCGGCTGTAAATGAACAAATTATCGAAAAAGCGTTTGAATTGGTTGTGCCACCAGCACTACACGACCACTGCTGCCTAATTGTTTTAGGCTCGGAAGGCCGAGGAGAACAAGTCCTTAAGACCGACCAAGATAACGCGCTGATCATTAAAGACGGTTTAGAGTGGTCACACAGTGAGCAGGTGATGCAGTCATTCACCCACACCCTGCAGCAATTGGGTTATCCGCTATGTCCCGGAAAAGTCATGGTCAACAATCCAAAATGGGTCAAATCTCAATCGGAGTGGATCAGAACCCTAGACAATTGGATTGCAAAGGCGCAGCCGGAACAAATCATGGACTTAGCCATCTTTAGTGATGCACAAGCCGTTGCGGGCAACCGAGATCTACTCACGGCCGTCACCACTCACCTCAGAGACGCCATGAAAGATCGCATGCTGATCTTATCTGACTTCACCCGACCAGCGCTGCAATTTTCAGTGCCACTCACGCTGTTTGGTAACGTAAAAAGTGCCAAAGATGGCTTAGACATCAAACGCGGCGGTATTTTCCCGATTGTACACGGCATTAGAACGCTGTCCCTAGAACATGCCATTGAAGAGAAAAATACCTTTGCCCGTATAGAAGCTTTAAGAAACAAACGAATTTTAGAGCCAGAAACGGCGGACAACTTAAACGAAGCACTCAAGTTGTTCTTTAAGCTGCGTCTCAATCAGCAACTGAATCAACAAGAGGCGCTGAACAATATCGACATTAAACGACTCGACCGAACAGAGCGAGACTTACTGCGCCATAGCCTGCACGTAGTGAAAAAATTTCAGCAGTTTTTAGGCTTCCACTATCAGATCCGTGATTAA
- a CDS encoding 3'-5' exonuclease: protein MNWLQRKYWHYKLKGSPYQSLFCVPNKTELVSLDCETTSLDPNRAELVTIAATKIIDNRIITSQPFEVHLRAPQSLDSGSVKIHKIRHQDLVDGISEKDALLKLIDFIGNRPLVGYHIRYDKKILDLACQRQLGFPLPNPLIEVSQIYHDKLERHLPNAYFDLSLDAICKHLELPIQDKHDALQDAISAALVFVRLTKGDLPSLSVPYT, encoded by the coding sequence ATGAATTGGCTACAACGAAAATATTGGCACTATAAGCTGAAAGGCTCGCCTTATCAGTCGCTATTTTGTGTACCAAATAAAACCGAGCTGGTTTCTCTCGACTGCGAAACCACCAGCTTAGATCCCAATAGAGCCGAGCTGGTGACCATCGCAGCCACTAAGATCATTGATAACCGCATCATCACCAGCCAGCCATTTGAAGTGCACCTACGTGCACCACAATCGCTCGATTCCGGCTCGGTGAAAATCCATAAAATTCGCCATCAGGATTTAGTCGACGGCATCAGCGAAAAGGATGCCCTACTGAAGCTCATCGACTTTATCGGCAATCGACCGTTAGTCGGCTACCACATTCGCTACGACAAAAAAATCTTGGATCTCGCCTGTCAAAGACAACTGGGCTTCCCTCTGCCCAACCCTCTTATTGAAGTAAGCCAGATTTACCACGACAAGCTGGAGCGACATCTACCTAATGCCTATTTCGACTTAAGTCTGGATGCCATTTGCAAGCACCTTGAGCTACCAATTCAAGACAAGCACGACGCTTTGCAAGATGCGATATCCGCAGCATTGGTTTTTGTGCGTTTGACCAAAGGCGATTTACCGAGTCTCAGCGTGCCATACACTTAA
- the accB gene encoding acetyl-CoA carboxylase biotin carboxyl carrier protein yields the protein MDIRKIKKLIELVEESGIAELEISEGEESVRISRHGAAAAPAPVHYAAAPVAAPAPAAAAAPVAEAPAAEAPAAEAPAAAVPAGHQVLSPMVGTFYRSPSPDAKSFVEVGQKVNAGDTLCIVEAMKMMNQIEADKSGVVTAILVEDGQPVEFDQPLVVIE from the coding sequence ATGGATATTCGTAAAATCAAAAAGCTAATCGAGTTAGTTGAAGAATCTGGCATTGCTGAGCTAGAAATTTCAGAAGGTGAAGAATCAGTACGCATCAGTCGTCACGGCGCTGCAGCGGCTCCAGCACCAGTTCACTACGCAGCAGCTCCGGTAGCAGCACCTGCACCAGCAGCAGCAGCGGCGCCAGTAGCCGAAGCACCAGCAGCTGAAGCACCAGCAGCTGAAGCTCCAGCGGCAGCAGTACCTGCGGGTCACCAAGTTCTTTCTCCAATGGTTGGTACTTTCTACCGCTCTCCAAGTCCAGACGCAAAATCATTCGTAGAAGTAGGCCAAAAAGTTAACGCTGGCGACACTTTATGTATCGTTGAAGCAATGAAGATGATGAACCAAATCGAAGCGGACAAATCTGGCGTTGTTACAGCAATCCTAGTTGAAGACGGCCAACCAGTTGAATTCGACCAACCTCTAGTTGTAATCGAATAA
- the accC gene encoding acetyl-CoA carboxylase biotin carboxylase subunit → MLDKVVIANRGEIALRILRACKELGIKTVAVHSTADRDLKHVLLADETVCIGPARGIDSYLNIPRIISAAEVTGAVAIHPGYGFLSENADFAEQVERSGFIFVGPKAETIRLMGDKVSAINAMKKAGVPCVPGSDGPLDNDEDKNKAFAKRIGYPVIIKASGGGGGRGMRVVRSEKELIQAIAMTRAEAKAAFNNDMVYMEKFLENPRHVEVQVIADGQGGAIHLGERDCSMQRRHQKVVEEAPAPGITEEMRKYIGERCTRACIEIGYRGAGTFEFLYENGEFYFIEMNTRIQVEHPVTEMVTGIDLIKEQLRVAAGQPLSFTQDDIKIRGHAIECRINAEDPERFLPSPGKIERFHSPGGMGVRWESHIYTGYSVPPHYDSMIGKLITYGENRDVAIARMKNALGEMIIEGIKTNVPLQVSIMNDENFQHGGANIHYLEKKLGLQ, encoded by the coding sequence ATGCTAGACAAAGTAGTCATCGCGAACCGAGGTGAAATTGCACTTCGTATTCTTCGCGCTTGTAAAGAGTTAGGTATTAAGACCGTTGCTGTTCACTCAACAGCTGACCGTGATCTTAAGCACGTACTACTTGCAGATGAAACCGTATGTATCGGTCCTGCTCGTGGTATCGACAGCTACCTAAACATTCCACGTATCATTTCTGCAGCAGAAGTAACGGGGGCAGTAGCTATCCACCCCGGTTACGGATTCTTGTCAGAAAACGCAGACTTCGCAGAGCAAGTTGAGCGTAGCGGCTTCATCTTTGTTGGTCCAAAAGCAGAAACTATCCGCTTGATGGGCGACAAAGTATCAGCGATCAATGCAATGAAGAAAGCTGGCGTTCCTTGTGTGCCTGGTTCTGACGGCCCACTGGACAATGATGAAGATAAAAACAAAGCGTTTGCTAAACGCATTGGTTACCCAGTCATCATCAAAGCATCAGGCGGCGGCGGCGGTCGTGGTATGCGCGTTGTTCGCTCTGAAAAAGAGCTGATTCAAGCCATCGCTATGACACGTGCAGAAGCGAAAGCGGCGTTCAACAACGACATGGTTTACATGGAGAAATTCCTGGAAAACCCTCGTCACGTTGAAGTTCAGGTTATTGCTGACGGCCAAGGCGGTGCTATCCACCTAGGCGAGCGTGACTGTTCAATGCAACGTCGTCACCAGAAAGTGGTGGAAGAAGCACCAGCACCAGGTATCACTGAAGAAATGCGTAAGTACATCGGTGAGCGTTGTACTCGTGCATGTATCGAAATCGGTTACCGCGGTGCAGGTACGTTCGAGTTCCTATACGAAAACGGTGAGTTCTACTTCATCGAAATGAACACTCGTATTCAGGTAGAGCACCCAGTAACAGAAATGGTTACAGGTATCGACCTCATCAAAGAGCAGCTACGTGTTGCAGCTGGCCAGCCTCTGTCATTCACTCAGGATGATATTAAGATCCGCGGCCATGCGATTGAGTGTCGTATCAACGCAGAAGACCCCGAGCGCTTCCTGCCATCTCCAGGTAAGATTGAGCGTTTCCACTCTCCAGGTGGCATGGGCGTACGTTGGGAATCACACATCTACACGGGTTACTCAGTACCACCGCATTATGATTCAATGATTGGTAAACTGATCACTTACGGTGAGAACCGTGATGTAGCGATTGCACGTATGAAGAATGCACTTGGTGAGATGATCATTGAAGGCATCAAAACTAACGTGCCACTGCAAGTTTCAATCATGAATGATGAGAACTTCCAGCACGGTGGTGCCAACATTCATTACCTAGAGAAGAAACTAGGCCTGCAATAA
- the acs gene encoding acetate--CoA ligase, which yields MSEAHVYPVKENIKTHTHADNETYLAMYQQSVTDPEGFWNEHGKIVDWIKPFTQVKSTSFDTGHVDIRWFEDGTLNVSANCIDRHLAEHGDDVAIIWEGDDPADDKTLTFNELHKEVCKFSNALKDQGVRKGDVVCLYMPMVPEAAVAMLACTRIGAVHTVVFGGFSPEALSGRIIDSDAKVVITADEGVRGGRAVPLKKNVDEALTNPEVKTINKVLVLKRTGGDVEWHDHRDVWWHEATANASDVCPPEEMKAEDPLFILYTSGSTGKPKGVLHTTGGYLVYAAMTFKYVFDYQPGETFWCTADVGWITGHTYLIYGPLANGAKTILFEGVPNYPSTSRMSEVVDKHQVNILYTAPTAIRALMAKGDEAVAGTSRSSLRIMGSVGEPINPEAWEWYYKTIGNENSPIVDTWWQTETGGILIAPLPGATDLKPGSATRPFFGVQPALVDNMGNIIEGAAEGNLVILDSWPGQMRTVYGDHERFEQTYFSTFKGMYFTSDGARRDEDGYYWITGRVDDVLNVSGHRMGTAEIESALVAHHKIAEAAIVGIPHDIKGQAIYAYITLNDGEFPSAELHKEVKDWVRKEIGPIATPDVLHWTDSLPKTRSGKIMRRILRKIATGDTSNLGDTSTLADPSVVDKLIAEKAELA from the coding sequence ATGAGCGAAGCCCACGTTTATCCGGTAAAAGAAAACATTAAAACTCATACACACGCGGATAATGAAACCTACCTAGCCATGTATCAGCAGTCGGTAACCGACCCAGAGGGCTTCTGGAACGAGCACGGCAAAATCGTTGATTGGATTAAACCTTTCACCCAAGTAAAAAGCACCTCTTTCGACACGGGTCACGTCGACATCCGCTGGTTTGAAGACGGCACACTTAACGTCTCAGCAAACTGTATTGACCGCCATCTGGCAGAACACGGCGACGACGTGGCAATCATCTGGGAAGGCGATGATCCTGCAGACGATAAAACGCTGACGTTCAATGAACTACACAAAGAAGTATGTAAATTCTCAAACGCATTGAAAGATCAAGGCGTACGTAAAGGCGACGTAGTTTGTCTCTACATGCCAATGGTACCTGAAGCCGCCGTGGCAATGCTGGCTTGTACCCGCATCGGCGCAGTCCACACTGTGGTATTCGGCGGTTTCTCACCAGAAGCCCTTTCTGGCCGTATCATTGACTCAGACGCTAAAGTTGTCATCACCGCTGACGAAGGCGTTCGTGGCGGACGTGCTGTTCCACTGAAAAAGAACGTGGACGAAGCACTGACCAACCCAGAAGTGAAAACCATCAATAAAGTGTTAGTTCTTAAGCGCACTGGTGGCGATGTAGAATGGCATGATCACCGCGATGTCTGGTGGCATGAAGCAACTGCAAATGCTTCTGACGTTTGCCCTCCAGAAGAGATGAAAGCGGAAGACCCACTGTTCATCCTTTACACCTCAGGCTCTACGGGTAAACCAAAAGGCGTACTACACACCACAGGTGGTTACCTGGTTTACGCCGCAATGACATTTAAATACGTCTTCGACTACCAACCAGGTGAAACCTTCTGGTGTACCGCTGACGTGGGTTGGATTACGGGTCACACATACCTTATCTACGGCCCACTAGCAAACGGCGCTAAAACCATCTTGTTTGAAGGTGTGCCAAACTACCCAAGCACAAGCCGTATGAGCGAAGTGGTTGATAAGCATCAAGTGAACATCCTTTACACCGCGCCTACTGCTATCCGCGCGTTAATGGCAAAAGGTGATGAAGCGGTTGCAGGCACGTCTCGTTCCAGCCTTCGCATCATGGGTTCGGTGGGTGAACCAATCAACCCAGAAGCATGGGAGTGGTACTACAAGACCATCGGTAATGAGAATTCTCCGATCGTCGATACCTGGTGGCAAACTGAAACAGGCGGCATCTTGATTGCTCCACTACCAGGCGCTACAGATCTAAAACCAGGTTCCGCGACCCGTCCATTCTTCGGCGTACAACCTGCGCTTGTCGATAACATGGGTAACATCATTGAAGGTGCAGCTGAAGGCAACCTTGTGATTCTTGATTCGTGGCCAGGTCAGATGCGTACAGTCTATGGTGACCATGAACGCTTCGAGCAGACTTACTTCTCAACCTTCAAGGGCATGTACTTCACCAGTGATGGCGCTCGTCGTGACGAAGATGGTTACTACTGGATCACAGGCCGAGTGGATGACGTATTGAACGTATCTGGACACCGTATGGGTACCGCAGAGATTGAATCCGCCCTAGTCGCGCACCACAAGATTGCAGAAGCAGCCATTGTCGGTATCCCGCACGACATCAAAGGTCAGGCTATCTATGCTTACATCACGCTAAACGACGGTGAATTCCCTTCAGCGGAGCTGCACAAAGAAGTCAAAGACTGGGTGCGCAAAGAGATCGGTCCAATTGCCACACCCGATGTGCTGCACTGGACGGATTCCCTACCTAAGACTCGCTCTGGTAAAATCATGCGTCGAATTCTGCGTAAGATTGCAACTGGCGATACCAGCAATCTGGGTGACACATCAACGCTTGCAGACCCTAGCGTCGTAGACAAGCTCATCGCTGAAAAAGCTGAGCTGGCGTAA
- a CDS encoding 3-phenylpropionate MFS transporter → MLKPSPYGWISQYFLGFFFAYGVYLPFWSLWFKEQGVSPTDIGLLVGLGLATRCVANLVITPRIHKVEHLMPALRWVSFAGLIFVGFHFFTGGNFWLMALATVLFNVCCGPIIPLSDAMANYYARLNMLDYGRTRLWGSIAFIAGSTVVGYLVAGFGADMILYTAMAGLVVAWLFAMRVTNPMPVTLGDQHAERPKLSALLTEKSVLKFLVLVSLIQGSHAAYYGFSAIHWKSAGHSEDVIGYLWSLGVAAEVAVFALSKRLFAGWSLRTLFVIAALGVMMRWGITAGTTSIVALVVVQMLHGVTFATAHIAAIQYIQNSEENKMVALQALYNAIALGAFIALMTVLSGWAYEHWGSLVFWGMAVMGLIALFIKLDPQEPARHVVDLSDKTLETQN, encoded by the coding sequence ATGCTAAAACCTTCTCCGTATGGCTGGATCTCCCAGTACTTTCTCGGGTTCTTTTTTGCGTATGGCGTCTATCTGCCATTTTGGTCGTTGTGGTTTAAAGAGCAGGGCGTCTCTCCAACCGATATTGGTTTGCTAGTTGGTTTAGGCCTGGCAACACGTTGTGTGGCGAACTTAGTGATAACCCCGCGCATTCATAAAGTAGAGCACTTAATGCCAGCTTTACGATGGGTGAGTTTCGCTGGTCTTATTTTTGTTGGATTTCACTTTTTTACCGGCGGAAACTTTTGGCTGATGGCGTTAGCAACTGTATTGTTTAACGTATGTTGCGGACCAATCATCCCACTCTCGGATGCGATGGCGAATTACTACGCTCGTTTGAACATGCTGGATTATGGGCGCACGCGTTTATGGGGCTCGATAGCGTTTATCGCTGGTTCTACCGTGGTTGGTTACTTAGTGGCAGGTTTTGGTGCGGATATGATTCTGTACACCGCCATGGCGGGTTTAGTTGTCGCTTGGTTGTTTGCGATGCGTGTGACTAACCCAATGCCGGTAACGCTCGGTGACCAGCACGCTGAGCGTCCAAAATTGTCGGCACTGTTAACCGAGAAATCCGTCCTTAAGTTTTTAGTACTTGTATCGCTGATTCAAGGTAGCCACGCGGCGTACTATGGCTTTAGTGCGATCCACTGGAAATCCGCTGGGCACTCTGAAGATGTGATTGGTTATCTTTGGAGTCTAGGGGTAGCAGCAGAGGTTGCCGTGTTTGCATTAAGTAAGCGCCTATTTGCGGGCTGGTCTTTACGTACTTTATTTGTTATTGCCGCTCTTGGTGTGATGATGCGTTGGGGGATCACGGCCGGGACAACGTCGATTGTCGCTTTGGTCGTTGTACAGATGCTGCATGGTGTGACCTTTGCGACGGCTCATATTGCCGCCATCCAATACATTCAGAACTCTGAAGAGAACAAGATGGTCGCCTTGCAGGCGTTGTACAACGCGATTGCTCTGGGAGCGTTTATCGCACTCATGACCGTGCTTAGCGGCTGGGCTTACGAGCATTGGGGCTCACTTGTGTTCTGGGGGATGGCAGTTATGGGATTGATTGCACTGTTTATAAAACTGGATCCGCAAGAGCCTGCAAGGCATGTTGTTGACCTGTCTGATAAAACACTTGAAACACAGAATTAG